Genomic segment of Danio aesculapii chromosome 25, fDanAes4.1, whole genome shotgun sequence:
CACCATGGAACACACAATATCAACACTGAAGCGTGACATCCTGCAGACATGTAGTATAGACTGATGAGGTGATGACGAGCTGAGGTAATACACAGGTGACATGTAGGAAAGTCTAATGGAGGTTTTGCCTGAGTTGCTGTTGCAGTGACACTGTTTGACCAGCAGGTGTTGCTGTACTGCGCTGCTTCCAAACACTGGAGCTTCATTTCTCCCAGCGCTGGGCTGCGTTTCACTACATATTTCACATCCTTCACTCGCTAACATCCCTCTGTCTTGTTCTGTCGGGTGTAAGTCATTGATCACGTTACACAAGTGTCCACTACCCTACACCCTGGAGCTCTGGGGTACTACAGGCTGGTGATTTCACCATcgcattgcattctgggacatacAGGTGCTGGAGTGGACATATGAAGCCGACTCACTCAAAATCAAGGGTATGTGCATGTAAGATTCCCTCGTTCACTTGATGAAGTGGAGCACACTTCAAAATGGCGTTGGGGATTTCCTGAGGGAACATGTGAAGGGAAGTtcaccggtgtgtgtgtgtgtgtgtgtgtgtgtgtgtgtctacaagTGTTTGGAACGCAGCCTAGGAGACGCATCGTACACACACAGctgattatacacacacacacacgcatcactTGCCTACAGGTGCTGTTCACTAACAAGGGAACGGTGCCACCTACAACACAGCGGCACCGGCTGCTTCTGTGGACAGGTGGAGACTCAGACTGTGTACAGTGTTGTAGTGCGCACATGGAACTGACAGAGAACactggaggagtgtgtgtgtgtgtgtgtgtgtgtaccgtcGGCTCAGCTGGTCCTCCTTCTCCTGTGCGCGGGCTGATGTCTCCCCCAGGGCGGAGGCTCCGGCCGGCAGCTGACTCAGCTGGTCCTCCACCTCCAGGCCGCTCTCCTCCGCGATCTGCAGGATCAGATCATCCACCTGCTGCTGCGGCGTGCTGAGGGTGGTGGCGGAGCTCATCGAGTCCTCCATCacctaaacacacacatgaacgTCAGatagagtaaacacacacacacacacacacacacacacacactgacagacgGCGTGTGGGGCTGCTCACCGAGGTGTGTACGTCCAGATTCTGGACCTGCGTCTCGAACTTGTCCATGACGGCCGACACCTTCTGCAGGTCCATGGAGTTCAGGGCTTTGTCCAGCGCTTTGGTGACCTGCGTCATGTTCTTGGCCACGCCCTTCATAGTGAGCGCCGTCTGCACTTTAGAGGCCACCGCGTCCACTCGAGACGCCATCCGCAGCCAGTTCAGGCCCTCGTTCTTCTTGCGGATGGCGTTCTCTGCGTACACACGCGCACACTCCACATTCTTCTGCTGCAGagcctgtgtgtgtgagagagtgtgtgtgtgatcacacCAGAGGAACATcagtgacatcatcatcatcatcatcagtgacaTCATAGTAAACAGTGACGTCATCATCATCAGTGACATCATCATAGTCATCAGTGACATCATCATCAGTGACATCATCATAGTCAACATGCTGTTTCACTGCAGTGCTTTACTGCACTCCTGCAtcgggctctctctctctctctgtgctccTTCATGgctgtggtgggcgtttctctctgtatTGCGCTGAACCCagtggaccaatcacaacagactgggctcatcagaccaatcacagcagattagcttCGCATTAAGGAGGAGTTGGGAATAAAAGAGTCGCTGAAGgaatcatatgagagtcgctgAAGGAATCATATGAGAGTCTCTGGGATAATCAGGTatgaataaatgcagattataagacagaGACAGTGTTGTCGAGCCTGCAGCAGATCAGCCTGCTGATGGAGATCCCCCAAACTACAATAtgagctttataatgcataacaggggctctttaagctGAAACTGATCATGGGTAATGGATTGTGTATTTAAGAGTTGATAATAATCTACACAGACGACAGTAAATGACTGCCTGCGGGCGCTGAATGGCTGCTTGATCAGGTTGAGAATGGTCAGCAGATCAATAGTGTGTTCATATGAGCAGCAGCactacattcattcactcattcagcttagttcctttattaatcaggggtcgccacagcagaatgaaccaccaactattccagcatatgatttacacagcggatgcccttccagctgcaacccagtactgggaaacatccatacacactcattcacacacacacacacacactcatacactacggccagtttagttgatcaattcccctatagcgcatgtgtttggactgtgagggaaacccacaccaccacggggagaacatgcaaactccacactgaaacacctgacccagccgattgtgctacccactgcccgcCCACACACTGATATGTTTAGCGCTGTGTTTATGGTTATCATGCTGAACCAGTAAACGGGCCCTAACCCAGAATAAAGCCTGCTCTGGAACAGGTTATCCCAGTAGCGCAGGTCACCATGGCAACAACACCATCCCGCTTGAAAGAAAAGTTTTCTGAAACTCTGCTCGGTGACGTCACCGCCACACACCGGCGATGACGTCATCAGGGGTGCCACACCCAGAGCGGTTTCGGCTGCTGTACCTTCTTTACTTTGGCCTGCTCAGATTTAGAGTCTTTCTCGGCCTTCTTGGCGAGTCTCTCCAGCTGCTTCGAGGTGAACtagaggaggagaagaagaagaggaggaggaggagattaTCATGAGGAGAGAGAGactaacacacaaacatattcacatagagagagagagagagagagagagagattcaccTTGAGCTGGAAGagtgtgtctgtgagagagaaACACAACAATCatcatcaataatcaataatcaataactCACTCGATCATAACTGATATAACAGAGATAGTCAGGTGTACAACACAGCCCTGACACTGATCAGACACCCACAGCATGAGTGATGAGGAGGAATAATGACGCAGCACTCATCATCATAAACaccacaacaataacaataatcataacaataatcataacaataatcataatctCCGGCTCATCCTCCATTACGGCTCAACAGCCGCTCTGAGGGAGCTCACAGTCTACAGGCGGACTGTCTCCGCCGTGAGCGGGCTCTCTTACCGTCCATGTCGCTGTCCGCTGCTGTTTCTCGGTGTATTCTCGCTGTTCTTCTGCTCggtgtgtttgtttatgagtcTCCGCTCCAGCTTCTTCTCCCTCTTCCTGGTTCATCAGCTCACGTCACGCGCGTTTCCATCTTCTTCGTGTTTAACCCAGTCGCCGCTCTGCCGCCCCCTGCAGGA
This window contains:
- the chmp1a gene encoding charged multivesicular body protein 1a, which gives rise to MDDTLFQLKFTSKQLERLAKKAEKDSKSEQAKVKKALQQKNVECARVYAENAIRKKNEGLNWLRMASRVDAVASKVQTALTMKGVAKNMTQVTKALDKALNSMDLQKVSAVMDKFETQVQNLDVHTSVMEDSMSSATTLSTPQQQVDDLILQIAEESGLEVEDQLSQLPAGASALGETSARAQEKEDQLSRRLAALRN